A section of the Engraulis encrasicolus isolate BLACKSEA-1 chromosome 8, IST_EnEncr_1.0, whole genome shotgun sequence genome encodes:
- the LOC134454580 gene encoding uncharacterized protein LOC134454580 has product MASEQERMMVEAELLNIEEQLAILRSMQSKCQEEKSKYHEREVRGQFVTPRKKKEKIRKRPRRWDVKPENLVRPEEGEYSVVLSALQDKADEKLVDYFLLSADAFNDLANRLKPIIYHQATHRMPIHINERLAVTLRILASGESQSTVANAYKLSTGAVCGIFTEVCKALWTALQTDFLPSPTVEKWEAIKADFWQQWNFPNCVGVLDAKRVNFSPQTIHALERSEVPLLALVATCDARYRFTTMEVVTFQKESYGDLFKNSTLGSKLLNGNLDLPPPASVSEFGVSTPDLFVADAAFPLHNNLMCPFQGTDLSREEQIYNLHHSRVMRVMENTFGILVARWRFLSQQQYKPDKMTTVLKACIVLHNFLASNDDKSAPGLKYIPANFADTESMGSVQLGEWRQVVNSDDKRVFDPVCPQQFASSNGDGIDVRTTLMEYLNLAFHF; this is encoded by the exons ATGGCTTCTGAACAGGAACGGATGATGGTGGAGGCGGAATTATTAAATATTGAAGAACAATTAGCTATACTGAGGTCCATGCAAAGTAAGTGCCAGGAAGAGAAGTCAAAGTATCATGAACGAGAAGTCAGAGGTCAGTTCGTGACAccaaggaaaaagaaagaaaagattagGAAACGTCCGAGGAGGTGGGATGTGAAACCAGAAAATCTGGTGAGGCCGGAGGAGGGGGAGTATAGTGTTGTTTTAAGTGCCTTACAAGATAAGGCTGACGAGAAGCTTGTCGATTATTTCCTCTTGTCAGCGGATGCATTTAATGATTTGGCTAATCGTCTGAAGCCAATTATTTACCACCAGGCTACACACAGGATGCCCATTCACATTAATGAGAGACTGGCGGTCACTCTTCGAATTCTCGCCTCGGGTGAAAGTCAGAGCACTGTTGCAAACGCCTACAAACTATCGACAGGAGCTGTGTGTGGCATATTTACGGAGGTGTGCAAGGCCTTATGGACAGCGTTACAGACAGATTTTCTTCCCAGCCCCACGGTCGAGAAATGGGAGGCTATCAAAGCTGATTTCTGGCAGCAGTGGAATTTCCCGAACTGTGTAGGGGTGCTTGATGCGAAACGTGTGAACTTCTCACCGCAAACCATCCATGCGCTCGAGAGAAGTGAGGTGCCTCTGCTTGCTCTGGTGGCAACCTGCGACGCCAGATACAGATTCACCACGATGGAGGTTGTAACATTCCAAAAAGAAAGTTATGGAGACCTTTTCAAGAACAGCACATTAGGTTCCAAGCTACTGAACGGGAATCTGGACCTGCCTCCTCCTGCCAGTGTGTCAGAGTTTGGAGTCTCCACCCCCGATCTGTTTGTTGCTGATGCTGCGTTCCCCCTACACAACAATCTCATGTGTCCCTTTCAAG GGACAGACCTGTCCAGGGAGGAACAGATTTACAACCTCCACCATTCCAGAGTCATGCGGGTGATGGAGAACACTTTTGGAATTCTGGTGGCGAGATGGAGATTTCTCAGTCAACAACAGTATAAACCTGACAAAATGACAACTGTATTGAAAGCCTGCATCGTCCTACACAACTTCTTGGCCAGCAATGATGATAAAAGTGCACCTGGACTGAAATACATCCCAGCTAATTTTGCAGACACAGAGTCGATGGGGTCGGTCCAGCTGGGTGAGTGGCGGCAAGTGGTGAACAGCGATGACAAAAGGGTTTTTGACCCTGTGTGTCCCCAGCAGTTTGCGAGCAGCAACGGTGATGGCATTGATGTGCGCACTACACTAATGGAATATTTAAACTTGGCTTTTCATTTCTGA